In Candidatus Nealsonbacteria bacterium, the genomic stretch TATTTCTTCAATTTTGTATTTCAACTTTTCCCCCGAAGGAGTAACTGTTTCACAAATATCTCCCTTTCTCTTGCCAATAAAAGATTTTCCAATCGGAGAATCTTCAGATATCTTTCCTTCCAGAGGATTGGATTCTATCGGACTAACAATAGTAAATTCATCTTTTCCGTCGTCTGATGTTACAACGATTTTTGATCCAATGATAACCTTGTCAGAACTCTTTAGGTCTGTGATTATAGAATTACTTATCATGTGCTCAAGTTCTATTATTCGCCCCTCTAAAAATCCCTGACTATCCTTAGCCTCATGGTAAGCAGCGTTTTCCTTTAGATCACCAAAAGATATGGCCTCCTTAAGCCTTTCCGCCATTTCCTTTCTTTTTGTCTTCTTTAAATACTCCAACTCTTCCTTCAATTTAGCCAAAGTTTCTTTTGTAATTTGTTTTTTCATATTTTTAAAACTATCTACTAAAATACCATTGCAGGATTTCTTTTGCAACAGGTAGAGTTGCCACTCTAATTCCCCTAACTTCCTCAATCACAATCACCAAGACAATTTCCGGGTCATCGTAAGGTGCAAATACTGTAACCCAATTATGGTAATGACCGGCTTTCGGTATCTGAGCAGTTCCGGTCTTGGCAGCAGCTTTTACAGGCAAACTATTAAGGCTCCTTCCAGAACCATAAATCACTGTATCTCTCATTCCCTCACGAATGGTATTAAGATGTATTGGGTTAAGGAAATTATCTCGAACAATTTCTGTTTCTTTATTCTCAATAATATTTCTATTTTCATCAACTATTGATTTAACAACCATGGGCCTTAACAAATTACCCTTATTAGCAATTGGAACAAAAGCCGTTGCGACTTGAAGGGGAGTAACCGATAAATACCCCTGACCGATAGAAAGATTATAATTATCACCCATTCTCCAGGGCTCCCCTATGGTATCAATTTTCCATTCAGGAGTAGGAACAAATCCTTCTTTTTCTCCAGGAAGATCAACATTGGTCTTTGATCCCCAACCAAATAAATTAAGATATTTTTTAATCAATTTTGATCCTAACCCCGGTTGATTTTCATGTCCCCCACCTACTATATAGAAATAAACATTACTAGATACTGCTATGGCTCTTTTAACATCAACCCATCCATGAGCATTGTTATCGGCAAACCTAGCCGGATTAGAAGGATTCCAGGGGTTGGGAATAGTCAAATATCCTGCAGAATAAAACCGATTGGCTGCTGTGACTATTCCTTCCTGTAATGCGGCCAATCCAATAATCGGTTTTATTATTGAGCCAACGGAATAAGTCCCTGCTATTACACGGTTAAATAAAGGATTGCGCGGATCTTTAAATAATCTCTGAATGTCTTTCGGATCCCTCTTTCCCGAAAAAAGATTATTATCAAAACCCGGGTAACTTACCATGGCCAGAATTCCTCCAGTTCTTGGATCTATGGCAACAACTGCCGCATTTTTAGAACCAATGTCATTTAAGATTTTCTCAACTTCTTCATAAATCTTCTTTTGTAAATCAACATCTAGCCAGAGAACTAAGCTTTTTCCAGACTCAGCCAATGAAACTACCTCTTCGGACTGTATCTTACCAACAGCATTTCTTTCTATTCTTATTCTGCCTGGAATAACCCCAAGAACATCTTCATAATATTTTTCTAATCCCGATTTGCCTACATAGTCCTTGATAGAATATCTCCCATCCGATGAAGACAGTTTTTCGGGCGATATCTTACCCATATATCCAACTAAATGAGAAAAAATCTCTGGATCTGGATAATTTCGAGATAATTTCTTTTCCACTCTAATGCCAGGAAAATCGTGACTCCTTACTTCAAGAAGAACTAACCTCTCGTGATCAATATCTCTCATTATTATAACCTCATCGCTCTCTGATGATTTTATTAGTTCCTTGGTGGCCTTGTAGTCTAAATTAAAAACTGTTGCTATTTCCCTAATTCGCTCATCCATAATATCTTCTGGAACCTCTCTTTTGTCAAAAATTAAAGTAAAATAAAAATCATTAAACACTATCTGATTAAAATTACTGTCATAAATAACACCTCTAGAAGCTTGTATGGATAGAAAGTCATACTTGTTTCGCTCAGCTAAACGTGCGTACTCTCCCCCATGAATAATTTGTAATTGAAAAGATCTCAAAAAAAGTATGGACATTAATGCGAAAACCGAAAACAGCAGACCGTAAAAGGTCCTTCTGGACAAGGGAACTTCTATTTTTTGCTCTAAGCTACCCATCTCCTCTACTCTATTTAAAGTAATTCTATCTAAAAATATTTCTTGAGGCTCAATATCCGCCTTGTTTGTGAGACGGACTTTCAGATTATTAAATTTATTTGAATTCTGGGATTCGAACATATATCTTTAGGAATAATTTTAAAAAAAGAGAGATTGATAATATAATTATTAAATTCTTGCCTAATGGTCCTGATGAAAAAAAATCCCAGAAAAGACCAACGAAGGCGGCGACTATAATT encodes the following:
- the greA gene encoding transcription elongation factor GreA; this encodes MKKQITKETLAKLKEELEYLKKTKRKEMAERLKEAISFGDLKENAAYHEAKDSQGFLEGRIIELEHMISNSIITDLKSSDKVIIGSKIVVTSDDGKDEFTIVSPIESNPLEGKISEDSPIGKSFIGKRKGDICETVTPSGEKLKYKIEEID
- the mrdA gene encoding penicillin-binding protein 2, whose protein sequence is MFESQNSNKFNNLKVRLTNKADIEPQEIFLDRITLNRVEEMGSLEQKIEVPLSRRTFYGLLFSVFALMSILFLRSFQLQIIHGGEYARLAERNKYDFLSIQASRGVIYDSNFNQIVFNDFYFTLIFDKREVPEDIMDERIREIATVFNLDYKATKELIKSSESDEVIIMRDIDHERLVLLEVRSHDFPGIRVEKKLSRNYPDPEIFSHLVGYMGKISPEKLSSSDGRYSIKDYVGKSGLEKYYEDVLGVIPGRIRIERNAVGKIQSEEVVSLAESGKSLVLWLDVDLQKKIYEEVEKILNDIGSKNAAVVAIDPRTGGILAMVSYPGFDNNLFSGKRDPKDIQRLFKDPRNPLFNRVIAGTYSVGSIIKPIIGLAALQEGIVTAANRFYSAGYLTIPNPWNPSNPARFADNNAHGWVDVKRAIAVSSNVYFYIVGGGHENQPGLGSKLIKKYLNLFGWGSKTNVDLPGEKEGFVPTPEWKIDTIGEPWRMGDNYNLSIGQGYLSVTPLQVATAFVPIANKGNLLRPMVVKSIVDENRNIIENKETEIVRDNFLNPIHLNTIREGMRDTVIYGSGRSLNSLPVKAAAKTGTAQIPKAGHYHNWVTVFAPYDDPEIVLVIVIEEVRGIRVATLPVAKEILQWYFSR